The genomic window ATAAAACTCCCAAAATAATCCAGACTACAAACAGTGTGCCAAAAACTATTCCCAATCCTCCTGCTCCATATTTACCTATCAACCCAACTACCATAGCAATCTGTGCCATACAGGGGACAGCAATTGCCATCAAAGTAGCGGCAATAAACCTCTCCCGCTTTGTCTCCATAATCCTGGTTGACAAAGCCCCCGGCACATTACAACCCAACCCAAGCATCATAGGTATGATAGCCATACCGTGCAGGCCTAATCTGTGCATGATATTATCTACCAATACCGCCAATCTGGGTAAATAGCCTGAATCTTCTAAAAAAGAAAGTATCAGATAAAAGGCAAAGACATAGGGAAGCACTGCTCCAAAAGGGACGAAAAGCCCGGTAGTAAGAAGTCCAAATGATTCACCAAAGTCTATCTCTCCATCCACCAATCTTCCAATCAATATGGTGTGAATAAATCCATCACTACCAAGAATATTTGATAGTTTCAGCATTAATGGTGCCCACAAATTCTCAAAGAAAGGCTCAAATACATAACCTATCAATCCTTCACCAATAAATCTTATAACATGGAAGGTGGCAAAAAGGACTATTAGTGCTACGGGTATACCAGTTCTTGGGAAAATAGAGAGATCTGCTATCCTTTCTCTAAATCTATGATGCCGATGGATGATTTTTTCTACCTTATTAGTAATATTTCCTACCTCGTGCCATCTTTCTTCCTCTTCATATTCATATTCTCCTGCCTTTGCCTCTTTTATTTTGGATACCAGCTCCTTAAACCCCTCACCTGTTATAGCACAGGTAGGAATGCAGGGAATTCCAAGAGTCTGTTCGAGTTTTTCCACATCAATTTTTATACCCGTATGTTTTGCCTCATCCCAGAGATTGAGGGCAATAATGAGAGGGACTTTCTTTTTAAGCAACTGAAGGGTGAGATTTAGACTCCTTTCTAAATTTGTCGCATTAACCACATTGATAACCATATCCCCTTGTTGGAGCATCTCAACAGCCACCTCTTCAGCCCTGGAGGTAGGTTCTAAGGAATATACTCCCGGGACATCAATAACTTCAGCCGTCTCTCCCTTAAACCCTAACTCCTCCGGCAGATGCATAAAGCCTTTAGTAAATTCTACTGTAGTGCCAGGATAATTGGAGGCAATAACATGAACACCAGTAAGCCTTGAGAAAACCACACTCTTACCTACATTGGGATTACCCATTAGAAGAATTTTCATCGATTCCTTCCTCCTTTTCTACTTCTACCAATACCCTTGTAGCCATGCCAAATCCAACCGCTACCTGACTCTTACCGACCGCTACCACTACAGGACCACGCATAGCTTGTTGGCTTACCTTTTTTATCTCTTCACCAACTCTAATTCCCAAATTCTCCAATTTCAAACTCATTCCCGCTCCACCTTGAATCTCTACTATCTTTCCACTTTCTCCTATTTTCATCTGGACAAGAGAAATGCTTTTATGCATAACCGCCTCCCTTCATTGGTAACTGGTAATTGGTAATTGGTAATTGGTAACTGGTAATTGGTAACTGGTAATTGGTAACTGGTAATTGGTAACTGGTGATTGGTAACTGGTGATTGGTAACTGG from bacterium includes these protein-coding regions:
- a CDS encoding FeoA family protein, with product MHKSISLVQMKIGESGKIVEIQGGAGMSLKLENLGIRVGEEIKKVSQQAMRGPVVVAVGKSQVAVGFGMATRVLVEVEKEEGIDENSSNG
- a CDS encoding alpha/beta hydrolase, whose protein sequence is MTSYQSPVTNHQLPITSYQLPVTNYQLPITNYQLPVTNEGRRLCIKAFLLSR
- a CDS encoding ferrous iron transporter B is translated as MKILLMGNPNVGKSVVFSRLTGVHVIASNYPGTTVEFTKGFMHLPEELGFKGETAEVIDVPGVYSLEPTSRAEEVAVEMLQQGDMVINVVNATNLERSLNLTLQLLKKKVPLIIALNLWDEAKHTGIKIDVEKLEQTLGIPCIPTCAITGEGFKELVSKIKEAKAGEYEYEEEERWHEVGNITNKVEKIIHRHHRFRERIADLSIFPRTGIPVALIVLFATFHVIRFIGEGLIGYVFEPFFENLWAPLMLKLSNILGSDGFIHTILIGRLVDGEIDFGESFGLLTTGLFVPFGAVLPYVFAFYLILSFLEDSGYLPRLAVLVDNIMHRLGLHGMAIIPMMLGLGCNVPGALSTRIMETKRERFIAATLMAIAVPCMAQIAMVVGLIGKYGAGGLGIVFGTLFVVWIILGVLLNRTMKGESMEIFLEIPPYRLPYFQGLVKKVGMRIIWFVKEAVPWVLAGVFIANILYTLGIIDLVGRFTAPVISGILGLPKEAVGVLLLGFFRKDVAVGMLVPLGLSFPQIVVASVVLTMYFPCVATFATLVKELGIAGMLKSTALMIISTLLVGGILNLVIGNW